The genomic window ACGATCACCTGACAGATGATGTCGGTGGACTGGGAGCGAGGGATGAAGTCGTCGGGGAAGCGAAACTGGGCGGAGACGGGCACGCGGCCTAGTTCCGGCGAGGCGGGTTGGGCGTCGATGCCGTGGCTGCCGACAGCGGCAGTACTGGTCAGTGCGGTGAGGCCGAGCAAGGTGAGCCAGGTAAGGCTGACGCCCTGTCGGACGTAGGCGCGCTGAGGGCTGGGCATTGGGCGTCTCCGGACGTGGCGTGCGAGCAGGCTGTTATCTCGTGGACCTCGAGACAGTGCGGCGAGTTCCGAAATGGGCGGCGTTCCGGGCGGTGGGGCGAGAGCCCTCGGGTGCTAGGGCTGGACCAACGCCTGTTGCTGCTTCCACTCGAACCATCCCTTGGGCCAGAGGATGTTCATCACCCGGTCGACGCTCTGCATGACCAGCAGGTTGTACAGACCGAGCAGCCGGCTGCGCATGTCCGACGCCCCCGAGCGCAGGGAGATCGAGCAGCTCGCCTCGTCGTACACGAAGTGGTGCCAGTAGCCGCTCGGGATGTAGAGCGTCTCCCCAGGCTGGAGCTGCAGACGGTAGCCCTGTGCGTCCTTCAAGCGTGGGAAGGCCTCGTAGTCCGGGGTGTGCACGTCTACGTAGCTGCGGCAGGTGAAGGGGTAGCGGTGCAGGTTCGGGCCCTGCTCGTAGGGCAGGAGGGTCACCGTCTTGCGGCCGAAGACCGCCGTGTGGAAGACGTGGGACATGTCGATGTCGAAGTGCATCTGGGTGACCGAGCCCTTGCACCCGAAGAACATGAATAGAAACTGGCGGGAGATGCCGTCCACGAGGTCCGGGATCTGGATGTCCTCCACCAGCTCCGGGATCTCCGTCTTGATGTTGTAGAGAAACATGCGCAGGTCCTGCGAGGTGTGCATGACCTGGTCGATGTAGTCGCGCATGGGCAGGCGCTTGGCCTGGGCCATGTAGTTCTTGCCCGCATCGACGAAGCTCGCGTCGAACACCTTGACCTGCTTGTCCGGGAAGCGGGACTGGAAGAACTCGGGCGTCCACTTGCCCGTGGCCGGCCACGATTTGGCCATGTCCTCGATGATCAGGGGTTTGAGCGGCTTGAGATAGTCGCGCCGGAAGGCGTCCGACTCGATGGCGCTCACCCGGTCGACGTCGCGCAGGTCCATCGGTGTTGCTCGCCCGTTCGCCCGCCCTGGGCCCTGGAGGAGTCCGGCGCCGGCCGCGCTAGGCCGCGAGGAACTCGCTGTAAGTGTTCAGGATGTCCGCGCGCTCCCAGTGCAGGAAGTGACCCGCGCCCGGGATCACCCGCAGCTCGCAGTCCGGGATGCGCTTGGAGGCGTCCGCCACGTCGTCGTGATCCAGGATCGCGTCGTGCTCGCCCGCCACGATCAGGGTGGTCGCTTTGATCCGGCTCAGGTCGATGAAATCGCGGATGTCCTTGGACTTCTCCACGAACTCGCAGTGCTCGTAGAAGCTGATCAGCTGCTCGTGGCTCATGGTGCTGAACTGATCGCGCATCTGCTTCTTGTGCGTCTCTGGGATGAACTGGCCGAAGGTCTCGATCATGAGCGGCGCAATCTCTTC from Pseudomonadota bacterium includes these protein-coding regions:
- a CDS encoding cupin-like domain-containing protein, yielding MDLRDVDRVSAIESDAFRRDYLKPLKPLIIEDMAKSWPATGKWTPEFFQSRFPDKQVKVFDASFVDAGKNYMAQAKRLPMRDYIDQVMHTSQDLRMFLYNIKTEIPELVEDIQIPDLVDGISRQFLFMFFGCKGSVTQMHFDIDMSHVFHTAVFGRKTVTLLPYEQGPNLHRYPFTCRSYVDVHTPDYEAFPRLKDAQGYRLQLQPGETLYIPSGYWHHFVYDEASCSISLRSGASDMRSRLLGLYNLLVMQSVDRVMNILWPKGWFEWKQQQALVQP